One Macrobrachium rosenbergii isolate ZJJX-2024 chromosome 10, ASM4041242v1, whole genome shotgun sequence DNA window includes the following coding sequences:
- the LOC136842988 gene encoding protein FAM200C-like, whose translation MAPRRKFNHAWLSDERFRGWLNEVLGNKQQVFCDVCRKTLPAEITSLERHETSAIHSANVTRKATALLESSPSTSQNTDAFEDSSIKDKVTIAEVKLAGYFAEHDIPLDSIDHLVDLSKDVFSDSRVVQSMTLNRSRATNVIDGVGKTAKEEIVESLKRNKFSIIIDETTDTGAAKSWAVVVKYFDVKFQAIQTRLLDLLEVHTSCDKDERSTGQRLCDLITNLLSGHEIPIENLIGFAADGASNVMGQHSSLTSSLKKIAPGITIFNCACHSIHLCASDAAKTLPGKCEDLMRSIYTYFSHSSKRMTEFVEFQEFCHTEPHKLLHVSQTRWLSLHGAVVRVLEQWEPLTFYFSNKHLEDRLTSSQSIYDGLQDPSVHIYFQFLDFILPHFNNFDKLFQKTEPTIHLLYKKCRILYSDILRCYYMPSKVTDSQLDVIDPSDENNFIPLTQVFLGPYAHISFQKPNIAANETMIADIKRRCRQFMVTACVQIKERFSLDSKLLQLCSNLSVANCLRDDALLSMPTMYDLAREVPRIYSGDFQKLDDEWRHIPNLDIPEDIQASNNAETFFLYLANVKNGDGEPEFKILPTFALNILSLPTSNADAERMFSKTNLIKTRTRSRLATSTQAALAIVSEAVKREGGCVQFEPSAKMIKVVQRSPEQDEDVKEEQEDTL comes from the coding sequence ATGGCCCCAAGACGCAAGTTTAATCATGCGTGGCTCTCAGATGAGCGATTCAGAGGGTGGCTGAACGAGGTGCTGGGCAACAAACAGCAGGTCTTTTGTGACGTGTGTCGGAAGACACTGCCGGCGGAAATAACGTCTCTCGAGCGCCACGAGACATCCGCCATTCATTCAGCTAACGTCACAAGAAAAGCAACAGCTCTCCTTGAATCCTCTCCATCAACTAGCCAGAACACTGATGCCTTTGAAGATAGTTCCATCAAAGATAAAGTAACAATAGCTGAAGTGAAACTTGCGGGATATTTTGCAGAACACGACATTCCTTTAGATTCTATCGACCACCTCGTAGATTTATCCAAGGATGTATTCAGTGATTCTAGAGTAGTGCAGTCCATGACTTTAAATCGTTCAAGAGCAACGAACGTAATTGATGGCGTAGGGAAAACTGCTAAGGAGGAAATAGTGGAATCTCTAAAGAGGAACAAGTTTTCGATTATTATAGACGAGACGACTGATACAGGTGCTGCAAAATCATGGGCAGTAGTGGTGAAATATTTTGACGTTAAATTTCAAGCCATCCAGACGAGGCTGCTGGATCTTCTAGAAGTACACACTTCGTGTGACAAAGACGAGAGATCGACAGGACAACGTCTCTGCGATTTGATTACGAACTTGCTGTCAGGACATGAAATCCCAATAGAAAATTTGATTGGATTCGCGGCAGATGGCGCCAGTAACGTCATGGGTCAGCACAGTTCGTTAACCAGCAGCTTGAAGAAAATAGCACCAGGTATCACAATTTTTAACTGCGCCTGTCATTCAATCCACCTCTGTGCCTCAGACGCAGCCAAGACACTTCCAGGAAAATGTGAGGATTTGATGAGATCAATTTACACTTATTTTTCTCATAGCTCGAAACGGATGACAGAATTTGTTGAATTTCAAGAATTCTGTCATACAGAACCTCACAAACTACTGCATGTCTCACAAACTCGTTGGCTTTCTCTTCATGGGGCAGTGGTTCGTGTGCTGGAGCAATGGGAACCCCTCACCTTCTATTTCTCAAACAAGCATTTAGAAGACAGATTGACATCTTCACAGTCAATATATGACGGCTTGCAAGACCCATCTGTGCATATATACTTtcaatttttagattttatattgcCACATTTTAACAATTTCGATAAACTGTTTCAAAAGACTGAACCCACCATCCATCTTCTCTACAAGAAATGTAGGATTTTGTACTCGGATATTTTAAGGTGTTATTACATGCCTAGTAAAGTTACTGATAGTCAGCTCGATGTTATTGACCCTAGtgatgaaaataactttattccCTTGACTCAAGTATTCTTAGGTCCTTATGCTCATATATCATTTCAAAAACCGAATATAGCCGCAAATGAGACGATGATTGCTGATATCAAAAGAAGGTGTCGACAGTTCATGGTAACAGCTTGTGTTCAAATAAAGGAGAGGTTTTCTTTAGACTCCAAGTTGTTGCAGTTATGCAGTAATTTATCTGTCGCAAATTGTCTAAGAGATGACGCCCTACTAAGTATGCCAACAATGTACGATTTAGCCAGGGAGGTCCCACGAATATATTCAGGTGATTTTCAGAAACTGGATGATGAATGGAGACACATACCTAACTTAGACATCCCAGAAGATATACAGGCATCAAATAATGCGGAgacatttttcctttatcttgCAAATGTGAAGAATGGAGATGGTGAaccagaattcaaaattttgccCACGTTTGCTCTGAACATTCTTTCCCTACCCACGTCAAATGCCGATGCCGAAAGAATGTTTTCGAAGACGAATTTGATAAAAACCAGAACTAGGAGCAGGCTTGCCACCTCAACCCAAGCAGCTTTAGCAATTGTGTCGGAAGCCGTGAAGAGAGAGGGGGGCTGTGTGCAATTCGAACCTTCTGCAAAGATGATTAAGGTAGTACAGAGAAGCCCGGAACAAGATGAGGACGTTAAGGAAGAACAGGAAGACACACTCTAG